From Zonotrichia albicollis isolate bZonAlb1 unplaced genomic scaffold, bZonAlb1.hap1 Scaffold_257, whole genome shotgun sequence, the proteins below share one genomic window:
- the LOC141727933 gene encoding olfactory receptor 14A16-like, giving the protein MALILVTGISSNPSLSFIHEQVPNVQPQQMSNSSSIRHFLLLALADTRQLQLLHFCLLLGISLAALLGNGLIISAVACGHHLHTPMFFFLLNLALADLGCICTTVPKAMHNSLWDTRNISYTGCAAQLFLLIFFLGSALSLLTIMCYDRYVSICKPLHYGTLLGSRACAHMAAAAWASAFLNALMHTANTFSLPLCHGNALGQFFCEIPQILKISCAKSYLRELQLLVVSACLFFGCFMFIVLSYVHIFRAVLRIPSEQGRHKAFSTCLPHLAVVSLFITTAVFSHLKPPSISSPSLDVTLSVLYSVVPPALNPLIYSLRNQELKAAVWKLMTGWFQKQ; this is encoded by the coding sequence atggctttgattttggttaCAGGTATCTCCTCTAACCCTTCACTGTCATTTATCCATGAACAGGTCCCCAATGTAcagccccagcaaatgtccaacagcagctccatcaggcacttcctcctgctggcactggcagacacacggcagctgcagctcctgcacttctgcctcttgctgggcatctccctggctgccctcctgggcaacggcctcatcatcagcgccgtagcctgcggccaccacctgcacacgcccatgttcttcttcctgctcaacctggccctcgctgacctgggctgcatctgcaccactgtccccaaagccatgcacaattccctctgggacaccaggaacatctcctacactggatgtgctgctcagctatTTCTGCTCATCTTCTTCCTTGGATCAGcgctttccctcctgaccatcatgtgctacgaccgctacgtgtccatctgcaaacccctgcactatgggaccctcctgggcagcagagcttgtgcccacatggcagcagctgcctgggccagtgcctttctcaatgctctcatgcacacagccaatacattttctctgcccctgtgccatggcaatgccctgggccagttcttctgtgaaatcccccagatcctcaagatCTCCTGTGCCAAATCATATCTTAGGGAACTTCAGCTTCTTGTTGTTAGTGCCTGTTTATTTTTTGGATGTTTTATGTTCATTGTTTTATCCTATGTGcacatcttcagggctgtgctgaggatcccatctgagcagggacggcacaaagccttttccacctgcctccctcacctggccgtggtctctctGTTCATCACCACTGCTGTGTTTTCTCACTTGAaacccccctccatctcctccccatccctggatgtgaccCTGTCAGTTCtttactcagtggtgcctccagccctgaatcccctcatctacagcctgagaaaccaggagctcaaggctgcagtgtggaaactgatgactggatggtttcagaaacaataa